CCGTGAGTTCGAGCGCGCCAACGCGAAGCTTGAGCACAAGTACCACCGCGCGCCGACCGACCAGGAGCTCGCAGACGAGCTCGGGGTAACGCCAGAAGAACTGCAGGAGCACATCCAGCAGATCTCCAACAGCGCCGTCATCGCGCTCGACGAACTTTGGTCAGTATCTGACTCCTCCGGCGGGCAGGTCTCGCTGCTCGACACGATCGAAGACCCGAACGCCGCAGACCCGGAGCGTTCCTTCGATGCCGTGAACGTCAAGGAACAGATCGCGGAAGCGATCAGCCGACTGCCAGAGCGAGAAAAGCTCGTGGTCGCCCTTTACTACTACGAAAACCTGACACTTCGTGAAATCGGCGAAGTGCTGGGGGTGACTGAATCACGTGTCTCACAGCTGCACACCAAGGCCGTCCTGCGACTGAAGTCGCGCCTGCAGGACGACGGCGACCTCTAGACCAATCGCCGAGTCGCCGCTTCGGGCGCACTAATTTCTCTGCCTATGGCCGTAAAAGAAGTACGCCCCCATCTCGATCCCGAGAGCTGTTCCATCTGCGGACGACGCCTCCTCCAGGGCGAGCAGGTGCACTTCTACATCGCCCCGGACTCAAGCCGCCGCGTGGTCTGCGAGCTCTGCGTCCCGCGCGCAGAGCGCGTCC
This is a stretch of genomic DNA from Solirubrobacterales bacterium. It encodes these proteins:
- the whiG gene encoding RNA polymerase sigma factor WhiG; translation: MNAEAQSQPAKPARSGRSRRIGGEFGDVELRDLWKKYKSDGDRHARERLVLAYSPLVKYVAGKMGSGLPSYVDDADLISYGLTGLISAIERFEPSREIKFETYAMSRIKGSIIDELRSMDWVPRSVRMRAREFERANAKLEHKYHRAPTDQELADELGVTPEELQEHIQQISNSAVIALDELWSVSDSSGGQVSLLDTIEDPNAADPERSFDAVNVKEQIAEAISRLPEREKLVVALYYYENLTLREIGEVLGVTESRVSQLHTKAVLRLKSRLQDDGDL